One genomic window of Salvia hispanica cultivar TCC Black 2014 unplaced genomic scaffold, UniMelb_Shisp_WGS_1.0 HiC_scaffold_1139, whole genome shotgun sequence includes the following:
- the LOC125197976 gene encoding scarecrow-like protein 14 translates to MDEFNSKFVRSLAKLYKSSLNGEENRFSFSTHFTFLDIPLLPISPAPDNFGPTSNVSYETDSPDDVDSDPMLKFLNQILIEEDMEERPSMFHDPLALRAAEKSLYEVIGQKYPPSPSYPGSSDSPDSFYGNSSEYTSSSNAGSNSIDPQWIVDSAENTSSMEQGHRQDLLPDSFLPVSSQSSSHAVNSAYGNGNTQTNSFGNASLLQNFFGDSESVLQFKRGMEEASKFLPTSNSLIIDLDKYELPKKSEDISPAAVIKTETEETHYSSNSLKGRKHRHPDDGNLEDMERSSKQLATNVEEVELSEMFDRVLLCTNVKGCNDITEPENPAPLPVVLPKESNGRKARAQKNEKQDSVDLRSLLISCAQSVAADDRRTAYEQLKQIMQHSSPIGDVYQRLAHVFASGLQARLGGTGTELYASLNRRKITAAEKLKAYQWPILIQHLSDRASGTFKLRITGIELPQPGFRPAELLEETGSRLAKYCERFGVPFEYQAIATQNWEDIKIEDLNITSGEVIAVNSLFRFGRLLDETVITDSPRDAVLNLVRKIKPHIFVNTVSNGSYNAPFFVTRFREALFYYSALFDMFDATLPRDNPHRMDFEQDFCGREIINIVACEGAERVERPETYKQWQVRHKRAGFKPLPLDHGILKKVRHKCAGYHKDFLFDEDGCWILQGWKGRILCASSCWKLLVMEIARRCIAIFPQYRLKGQPTHPLKIALSLRLCKIWRQSCDMCSGGWSLTQQKIAFGVNYQL, encoded by the exons ATGGATGAGTTCAATTCAAAATTCGTTAGATCCCTAGCCAAACTCTATAAATCCTCTTTAAATGGGGAGGAGAATCG ATTCTCCTTTTCTACTCACTTCACCTTCCTGGATATCCCTTTACTTCCTATAAGCCCGGCCCCTGATAATTTTGGTCCAACTTCGAATGTGAGCTACGAAACTGACTCTCCGGATGATGTAGACTCGGATCCAATGCTAAAGTTTCTCAATCAGATTCTAATTGAAGAGGATATGGAAGAGAGGCCTAGCATGTTTCATGACCCCCTTGCCCTACGTGCTGCTGAGAAATCCTTGTATGAAGTCATTGGACAGAAATACCCACCTTCACCGTCTTATCCAGGAAGTTCTGATAGTCCTGATAGCTTTTACGGGAATTCTAGCGAGTACACAAGCAGCAGCAATGCAGGTAGTAATTCTATTGATCCTCAATGGATTGTTGATTCGGCTGAAAATACTTCATCTATGGAACAGGGTCATCGGCAAGATCTTTTGCCCGATTCATTTTTACCTGTCAGTTCACAATCATCATCACATGCTGTCAACAGCGCCTATGGTAATGGGAATACACAGACGAACTCCTTTGGCAATGCAAGCCTGCTTCAGAATTTCTTTGGTGATAGTGAATCTGTCTTGCAGTTCAAGAGAGGGATGGAAGAAGCTAGTAAGTTCCTCCCTACCAGTAATtcattgattattgatttggACAAATATGAATTACCTAAAAAATCAGAAGATATAAGTCCAGCTGCTGTGATCAAAACAGAAACAGAAGAGACTCATTACTCTTCTAATAGCCTTAAGGGAAGGAAGCATCGACATCCCGATGATGGTAATTTGGAAGACATGGAAAGAAGCAGTAAGCAACTTGCAACAAATGTTGAAGAGGTTGAACTATCTGAAATGTTTGATAGAGTTCTTCTCTGCACTAATGTCAAGGGCTGCAATGATATTACTGAACCGGAAAACCCTGCTCCACTGCCAGTAGTGCTGCCTAAAGAGTCTAATGGCAGAAAAGCTCGTGCGCAGAAAAATGAGAAGCAGGATTCTGTGGACCTTAGAAGCCTTTTGATTAGTTGTGCTCAATCTGTTGCTGCTGATGATCGTAGAACAGCATATGAACAATTAAAGCAGATCATGCAACATTCTTCTCCGATAGGAGATGTGTACCAGAGGTTGGCTCATGTGTTTGCTAGTGGTCTTCAGGCACGACTGGGTGGTACTGGAACTGAACTTTATGCATCCCTTAATCGCAGGAAAATTACGGCTGCAGAGAAGTTGAAAGCCTACCAG TGGCCTATCCTCATTCAGCATCTTTCAGACAGAGCTAGTGGTACTTTCAAGCTGCGCATCACTGGAATTGAGCTTCCACAACCAGGTTTTAGACCAGCCGAACTTCTAGAGGAGACAGGCTCCCGCTTAGCAAAATATTGTGAACGTTTTGGAGTGCCATTTGAATACCAAGCCATTGCAACACAAAACTGGGAGGATATTAAAATCGAGGACCTGAATATTACAAGTGGTGAGGTTATTGCTGTGAACTCTCTTTTCCGGTTTGGGAGATTGCTGGATGAGACTGTTATAACAGACAGTCCAAGGGATGCTGTTCTGAACTTAGTTAGGAAAATAAAGCCACATATCTTCGTAAATACCGTCTCAAATGGATCTTATAATGCTCCCTTCTTCGTGACTCGTTTCAGGGAGGCCCTATTCTATTATTCTGCATTGTTTGATATGTTTGATGCTACCTTGCCTCGTGATAATCCTCATAGGATGGATTTTGAACAAGATTTCTGTGGCCGTGAGATAATCAATATTGTTGCATGTGAGGGAGCAGAGAGGGTTGAGAGACCTGAGACATACAAGCAATGGCAAGTTCGCCACAAACGGGCTGGGTTCAAACCGCTACCCTTGGATCATGggattttgaaaaaagttaggCACAAGTGCGCTGGATATCACAaagattttctttttgatgaagatgGCTGTTGGATATTGCAGGGCTGGAAAGGCAGGATTCTTTGTGCTAGCTCATGTTGG AAGCTATTGGTTATGGAGATCGCTCGTCGCTGTATTGCCATCTTTCCGCAGTATCGCCTAAAAGGGCAGCCAACACATCCTCTGAAGATTGCTCTTTCACTCCGCCTATGCAAAATCTGGAGACAGAGTTGCGATATGTGCTCGGGAGGATGGAGTTTGACGCAGCAGAAAATTGCTTTTGGTGTGAATTATCAGTTGtaa